The Oscillospiraceae bacterium genome contains the following window.
GGCTGCGCGGTCAAAATTCTCGATCAGGCTGTCAAGATTCGGGATGGGCAGGGGACTGGCCTGCATCTTCACATAGCGTTCCCGCACAGACTGGGGCATCTTACCCTGACACATATAGGTGCCGATCACCGTATTGCTGCGGTCAAGGTGCTTTTTGACGGCGGTAAGTACCTTATCAAAATAGGCTGCGTCCCCGCCAAAGCCGGCTGTGCCGAACAGGAACACCTCCTTGCCCTTGACCTGCTTCAAAAAAGCGGCGATCTCACGGTTGCAGCTGCCTTTATCCGTCCAGAACCCAATATACAGGCGGTCAGCCGCAAGGGCTGCCTCATTCGGCGCACCGGTATACAGGAGCTCCTGCTTCGGCAGGGCAGCGGCAACGGCATTTGCCAGCTGCTGTGTGTTGCCGGTCTTACTGCTGAACACGACAGAAGTCTTCATAATCAGCCTTTCTCATAAATGCAGTGCGTGCCCTGATGCTGCTGCAGGCCGCCGAGGCACTTTCTGTTGCAGCGTACACAGCGGTGGATTTCCTTGAGCTGACCGGCGGCAACCTTGTTCGGCCATTCCGGGTCAGCCAGCAGCTGGCGGCTCATGGCTGCGCAGGTGATGCGGCCAGAGGCAAGCTGATCGTCCACAAACGCGGGATCAGTCAGACCGCCCACACCGGTGATAGGCTTATCGGTAAACTGGCGCACCTCATCACAGTATTTCAGGAAGCAGCCCTGACCCTTGAAATAGGGGTGGTTTGCCGGCGGGATCGTATCCTCCAGGCTGGAATGGTTGGCCAGTGCTACATGGAAGCTGGTGACACCGGCATCTACCAGCATCGGCACAAAGACGCCCAGCTCAGACTCCAGCACACCGGCGTTGCCGTAATGCGGCTCCTCCTGACGGACAGCCAGCTTGTAGTCGATGGGCAGCTCCGGCAGACGGCTGCGAATGGCCCTGACAGCCTCGACCGCAAAACGGGCACGGTTTTCAGCACTGCCGCCGTATTCATCGGTGCGCTTGTTAAAGACTGTCGAACTGAAGCTGCCGCACATACGGTCACCGTGGACCTGCACCATGTCAAACCCGGCCTTGACCGCCAGTTCAGCGGCCTTGCCGAAGCCATCGGTGATCTTTTTGATCTTCTTCACAGACAGTTTGGAGATGTAGGGCGCGACCTCGGCGTTCAGCAGGGGACGCAGCTCCTGCATCGAGATTTTCTTGGTCAGCACGCCGGGCACATACTTGAGCATGGCAAGCATGTTGGAATCCGACTGGTGCAGCTGCGCGCAGATACGGCAGTCGTAGCTGTGGACGATCTCGGTCAGCTTCTGGTAATAGGCAAAGCCCTTCTTGTCGAACAGAGATTTCTCGATCATACTTTTGCCCACAGGCACATCGCCGATGATGACCATGGCGCAGCCGCCCGCAGCGATGCGGCGGATTTTTTCAAAATACTCCTCGTCCGACAAACCGAAGGTCGTCGGCGCAAAGATGATGCGGTTTTTCAGCTCCAAACCGCCGTAATTGACAGAACTATTGATCGTTTCGTACATGATGCGGTACCTCCTGTGCTGCTTTTTCCAGTAAAGTAAGCAACTGCTCTTTTTCCTTCGCGTTGAGATTCGTCATAAAAGTGCTGTCCCAGTCAAAGAAAACCCGGTGGGCGGCCTCAAAGGCCTCCTGCCCGCGCTCCGTCAGGTTCAGCAGGTAATGGCGCCCGGATTTTTCTTTGGTTATAAAGCCGTCCTCCACCAGTCGGTTAACACATCGCTGGCTGTGCCCCCAATCAAGGGCCAGCTCCTTAGTCAGCTCTGACGGTGTGCAGTTTGGCTTTTTCCCGATATACACGATAAAAAACACGAGTCCGAAATTCAGACCTACCGCCTGAAGGCGCTCCCCGGTAAAGGCGGAAAAACTGCGGTACAGCATAGCGACATAATAGGAAAGTGTTTTCTGATACATGGCAGATGGATTTCAACTCCTTTCGATTGTCAGTATAATCCAGATACTTGATTTTGTCAAGTAGCGAAGATGTAAAAAATTGCTGTCTTGCGCTCTTTAAAAATTGCGTTTTTTCGCAAATCGGCTGTTTTTTATCGGCTGAGGGCGGTCAGGCTGCTTTTCTTCTGCCGTTTCCGGTGCTGATTGGCAGGGAAAAGCAAATAAAGCACCTACTCATTTGAAAAATCTTGCGATTTTTTTGTCTTTTCCTGTTGTATGACAATTCATCTTCTGCTATAATATCACACGCAACTGACTGTTTGGGGCCCGCGGGGCAATGCGACAGGTATGATGACTACCACTTGTCAAAGCTATTCTAACTGTCAGAAGGCGGACGGGCTTTTATCCAAAGCCCGGGGGATTGTTTTATTGACAAGGGGAATGAATGAAATACAAACTGCGGAATAACAAAAGGGGCTTCACTCTCGTGGAGCTGATCGTTGTTCTTACCATTCTCGCGGTTCTTGCAGCGATGCTGATACCCGCCCTGCAGGGATATATTGAGAAAAGTCTTGAGACCGCTGATGTCCTCCATGTGCGCGAGGCGTATATGGAGGTGCTGACGGCCTCGCTGACCAACGACACGGAGAATCAGGTCAAAACGGTAAACCTCAAACAAAAGCAGGATGACTGGCAGTCCATGGATCCCATCACGATTGCGGGCATCACGCATTATAAAGCGGATAAAGAAACCGCCAACTGGAAGGGCATCCCGACTGCAGGCGGGGTATGTGAGGTTTCCTACGATGCTACGGTCGGCGTTGTTTTTACATGGAGCGGAAGCGGTGGAAACAATACAAAGGTGGAAATGAATTTCAGTGATATACACGGTCTGGTGAATAAAGCCGGATTTTTGGTTAAGTACCCCACTCCTACTTTTGAAATAGACTCGAAATGCCCAAATTCAAGTATGTTAAAGCAACTACAACAAGGTATCATCGAAAACAGTTTACTGAGTTATGGCACTTGGGCGTATCTCGGGGATGCACGACCCGAATACAAGCATACCTATTTGTTTTGGACCTCTGTGGATACAAATAAAGTCGGTGCCGACACAACGATTCCTGTTATTATCAGTACGGATACCGGCGGGTTCTATATTTCAGAAACAATAACCGCCGAAAGACCTGTCAAAAACAGTTCTCAAACATATGTCGCCATCTCGAAGCGCATTCCCAATGGTGATAGATTCAAAGATTATACCAAAGGCACAAAATATGAAACCCTTGAGGATGCCTACGCCGCTTATTCAGAGTTTGTAAAAGATAAATATTCCAAATACGCGGAAACTCTCCCCAAATAATCCCGCTAAAAGCGTTGCTGCATCAGGCTTTCGAACAAACACTGTTCGCCTCAGGCTATCAAAAATCTCTTGTAGGGGCGAGCATTGCTCGCCCCTGCCCCTTAGCCTGTGAAAAGCTTTCCCGGAAAACGCGTTTCTTCGCCAAGCCAGCGGGCACCGAATGGTCACCCCTACACATTCAATAGGCCAAGAATGTGATTTTTTGACATGCAATGAAAGACGCGCTTTTCAACACACTAAGCAGCACCGCGATATGGTGCTGCTTATTTTTTTCCTCACAGATTACCCCCGGCAACGCACTTTGTTATCCTGCACGATTACACTTGATTCTGCTGCCGTTATTCCGTATAATTGTCTATAGCAGCATCGCTTTTGCTGCACAATCGGAGCATCAACCTATTTATAATATAAAAAGGGAATCACAATGGAGCCATTGGCACAACGCCTGCGCCCGCGCACGCTGGATGAGGTCTGCGGGCAGCAGCATCTACTCGGCAAAAATCAGGTCTTTCGCCGCACGGTCGAAAGCGGCAGAATCCCCAATATGATCTTCTACGGCCCATCCGGCGTTGGCAAAACCACCGTTGCCAGCATCATTGCGGCGGGCAGCGGTATGCAGCTGCACAAGCTCAACGGTACCACGGCCTCAACCAGCGATATCAAGTCCGTGCTGGCAGACATCGGCACACTGGGGGCAGCGGGTGGCATTCTGCTGTATCTGGATGAGATCCAGTACTTTAACAAGCGTCAGCAGCAGAGCCTGCTGGAATGTGTTGAGCAGGGCACTGTCACCCTTATTGCCTCCACCACGGAAAATCCCTACTTTTATGTATATAACGCCCTGCTGTCCCGCTGCACGGTGTTTGAATTCAAGTCGCTGACCGCCGACGATATTCGTGCCGGTCTGCGCAGCGCTGCCGCACGGCTGGGCGCTGAGGATCAATCGCCGGTTTTCATTCCGGAAGATGCCCTTGACTATCTGGCCCAGAGCGCTGGCGGTGACATGCGCAAGGCAATCGGCAATCTGGAATTTGCCGTCACAGCAGCCCCCATCGAAAACGGCTGCCGCACCATCACGCTTGACATGATCCAGCAGGTGGCCACCCGCACCGCCATGCGGTATGACAAACTGGGCGATGACCACTATGACATCGTTTCCGCCTATCAGAAATCCATGCGCGGCTCTGACCCGGACGCTGCACTGCACTATCTGGGCCGCCTGCTTGAGGCAGGGGATTTGCCCAGCGCCTGCCGCCGCTTGATGGTCTGCGCCTGTGAGGATGTTGGTCTGGCGTGGCCGCAGATCATCCCCATCGTAAAGGCTGCGGTCGATATTGCCAATGCTGTCGGCCTGCCGGAGGCTCGTTTGCCGCTGGCGGATGCTGTGGTGCTGGTGGCCACCGCCCCAAAATCGAACTCCGCCCATGACGGCATCAATGCAGCCATTGCCGATATTCAGGCCGGGCGCACCGGGCCCATCCCGAGGCAGCTGCAGAATA
Protein-coding sequences here:
- a CDS encoding replication-associated recombination protein A is translated as MEPLAQRLRPRTLDEVCGQQHLLGKNQVFRRTVESGRIPNMIFYGPSGVGKTTVASIIAAGSGMQLHKLNGTTASTSDIKSVLADIGTLGAAGGILLYLDEIQYFNKRQQQSLLECVEQGTVTLIASTTENPYFYVYNALLSRCTVFEFKSLTADDIRAGLRSAAARLGAEDQSPVFIPEDALDYLAQSAGGDMRKAIGNLEFAVTAAPIENGCRTITLDMIQQVATRTAMRYDKLGDDHYDIVSAYQKSMRGSDPDAALHYLGRLLEAGDLPSACRRLMVCACEDVGLAWPQIIPIVKAAVDIANAVGLPEARLPLADAVVLVATAPKSNSAHDGINAAIADIQAGRTGPIPRQLQNKHYDGADAKVKGQHYIYPHDYPNHWVEQQYLPDAIKDRRYYQPGDNKNEQAFAQYWKKIKGEL
- a CDS encoding prepilin-type cleavage/methylation domain-containing protein produces the protein MELIVVLTILAVLAAMLIPALQGYIEKSLETADVLHVREAYMEVLTASLTNDTENQVKTVNLKQKQDDWQSMDPITIAGITHYKADKETANWKGIPTAGGVCEVSYDATVGVVFTWSGSGGNNTKVEMNFSDIHGLVNKAGFLVKYPTPTFEIDSKCPNSSMLKQLQQGIIENSLLSYGTWAYLGDARPEYKHTYLFWTSVDTNKVGADTTIPVIISTDTGGFYISETITAERPVKNSSQTYVAISKRIPNGDRFKDYTKGTKYETLEDAYAAYSEFVKDKYSKYAETLPK
- a CDS encoding flavodoxin family protein gives rise to the protein MKTSVVFSSKTGNTQQLANAVAAALPKQELLYTGAPNEAALAADRLYIGFWTDKGSCNREIAAFLKQVKGKEVFLFGTAGFGGDAAYFDKVLTAVKKHLDRSNTVIGTYMCQGKMPQSVRERYVKMQASPLPIPNLDSLIENFDRAATHPDAEDLHWLTAAVKQTESR
- a CDS encoding NADH:flavin oxidoreductase, giving the protein MYETINSSVNYGGLELKNRIIFAPTTFGLSDEEYFEKIRRIAAGGCAMVIIGDVPVGKSMIEKSLFDKKGFAYYQKLTEIVHSYDCRICAQLHQSDSNMLAMLKYVPGVLTKKISMQELRPLLNAEVAPYISKLSVKKIKKITDGFGKAAELAVKAGFDMVQVHGDRMCGSFSSTVFNKRTDEYGGSAENRARFAVEAVRAIRSRLPELPIDYKLAVRQEEPHYGNAGVLESELGVFVPMLVDAGVTSFHVALANHSSLEDTIPPANHPYFKGQGCFLKYCDEVRQFTDKPITGVGGLTDPAFVDDQLASGRITCAAMSRQLLADPEWPNKVAAGQLKEIHRCVRCNRKCLGGLQQHQGTHCIYEKG
- a CDS encoding MarR family winged helix-turn-helix transcriptional regulator; protein product: MYQKTLSYYVAMLYRSFSAFTGERLQAVGLNFGLVFFIVYIGKKPNCTPSELTKELALDWGHSQRCVNRLVEDGFITKEKSGRHYLLNLTERGQEAFEAAHRVFFDWDSTFMTNLNAKEKEQLLTLLEKAAQEVPHHVRNDQ